A single region of the Nocardioides sp. W7 genome encodes:
- a CDS encoding VWA domain-containing protein, translating to MADRFRRSSLSRSRFKRYEGGDPLAPPVDLAEALDAIGEDVMAGYSPERAMREFLRRGGRDQAGLDELARRVAEKRRELLQRHNLDGTLQEVKELLERAVLEERKQLARDAMMDDADRAFREMQLEGLPPSPAAAVSELSSYDWQSRQAREDYEKIKDLLGRELLDQRFAGMKSALENATDEDRAAINEMLGDLNELLEKRQQGIDTPEDFASFMDKHGDFFPENPQNLDELLDAMAQRAAAAQRMLNSMTPEQRQELMELSAQAFGSPQLMEGLSRLDGNLQSLRPGEDWGGSERMDGDQGLGLGDGTGVFQDLADLDELSEQLSQSYGGARMDDLDLDKLSRQLGDQAAVDAKTLQQLEKALREQGTMRRDSTGQLQLTPKAMRQLGKALLKDVADKMSGRQGQRDLRRAGAAGDLSGSTREWAFGDTEPWDIPRTVLNGTLRRAGSPGGPLMEIGDVEVQETEARTQAAVALLVDTSFSMAMDGRWVPMKRTALALHTLIKSRFRGDHLQLIGFGRHAEVMDIEQLTALDAMWEKGTNLHHGLLLANRHFRKHPNAQPVLLVVTDGEPTSHLEADGEVFFSYPPHPLTIAHAVRELDNSRRLGAQTTFFRLGEDPGLARFVDSMAQRVEGRVVAPELDDLGAAVVGSYLGSREQGSGPAGSAYGDWFGGRGFWVGD from the coding sequence ATGGCTGACCGATTCCGTCGATCGAGCTTGTCGAGATCCCGCTTCAAGCGCTACGAGGGCGGTGACCCGCTCGCGCCGCCGGTCGACCTCGCCGAGGCCCTGGACGCCATCGGCGAGGACGTGATGGCCGGCTACAGCCCGGAGCGGGCGATGCGGGAGTTCTTGCGCCGGGGCGGCCGCGACCAGGCCGGCCTCGACGAGCTGGCCCGCCGGGTGGCCGAGAAGCGCCGGGAGCTGCTCCAGCGGCACAACCTCGACGGCACCCTCCAGGAGGTCAAGGAGCTGCTGGAGCGCGCCGTGCTGGAGGAGCGCAAGCAGCTGGCGCGCGACGCGATGATGGACGACGCCGACCGCGCCTTCCGCGAGATGCAGCTGGAGGGACTGCCGCCGAGCCCCGCGGCGGCGGTGAGCGAGCTGTCGTCGTACGACTGGCAGAGCCGGCAGGCCCGCGAGGACTACGAGAAGATCAAGGACCTCCTCGGCCGGGAGCTGCTCGACCAGCGGTTCGCGGGCATGAAGAGCGCGCTCGAGAACGCCACCGACGAGGACCGAGCGGCGATCAATGAGATGCTCGGCGACCTCAACGAGCTGCTGGAGAAGCGGCAGCAGGGGATCGACACCCCCGAGGACTTCGCGTCCTTCATGGACAAGCACGGCGACTTCTTCCCCGAGAACCCGCAGAACCTCGACGAGCTCCTCGACGCCATGGCCCAGCGCGCGGCTGCCGCCCAGCGGATGCTGAACTCGATGACGCCCGAGCAGCGCCAGGAGCTGATGGAGCTCTCGGCGCAGGCCTTCGGCTCGCCGCAGCTGATGGAGGGACTGTCGCGGCTCGACGGCAACCTGCAGTCACTGCGCCCCGGCGAGGACTGGGGCGGCTCGGAGCGGATGGACGGCGATCAGGGGCTGGGCCTCGGCGACGGCACCGGCGTCTTCCAGGACCTGGCCGACCTCGACGAGCTGTCCGAGCAGCTCTCCCAGTCGTACGGCGGCGCGCGGATGGACGACCTCGACCTCGACAAGCTGTCCCGCCAGCTGGGCGACCAGGCGGCCGTCGACGCGAAGACGCTGCAGCAGCTGGAGAAGGCGCTGCGCGAGCAGGGCACGATGCGCCGCGACTCCACCGGCCAGCTGCAGCTGACCCCGAAGGCGATGCGTCAGCTCGGCAAGGCCCTGCTGAAGGACGTCGCCGACAAGATGTCGGGCCGGCAGGGTCAGCGCGACCTGCGCCGGGCCGGCGCCGCGGGCGACCTGTCGGGGTCGACCCGCGAGTGGGCGTTCGGCGACACCGAGCCGTGGGACATCCCGCGCACCGTCCTCAACGGCACCCTCCGCCGGGCCGGTTCTCCCGGGGGTCCGCTGATGGAGATCGGCGACGTCGAGGTGCAGGAGACCGAGGCCCGCACCCAGGCCGCCGTCGCGCTGCTCGTCGACACGTCGTTCTCGATGGCCATGGACGGTCGCTGGGTGCCGATGAAGCGCACCGCGCTGGCGCTGCACACGCTGATCAAGTCCCGCTTCCGCGGCGACCACCTGCAGCTGATCGGCTTCGGCCGGCACGCCGAGGTGATGGACATCGAGCAGCTCACCGCGCTCGACGCGATGTGGGAGAAGGGCACCAACCTGCACCACGGGCTGCTGCTCGCCAACCGGCACTTCCGCAAGCACCCCAACGCCCAGCCGGTGCTGCTGGTCGTCACCGACGGGGAGCCGACCTCGCACCTGGAGGCCGACGGCGAGGTGTTCTTCAGCTACCCGCCGCACCCGCTCACCATCGCGCACGCCGTGCGCGAGCTCGACAACTCGCGCCGGCTGGGCGCCCAGACGACGTTCTTCCGGCTCGGCGAGGACCCGGGCCTGGCCCGCTTCGTCGACTCGATGGCGCAGCGGGTCGAGGGCCGGGTCGTCGCGCCCGAGCTCGACGACCTCGGCGCGGCCGTCGTCGGCTCCTACCTCGGCTCGCGCGAGCAGGGCTCGGGTCCCGCCGGGTCGGCGTACGGCGACTGGTTCGGCGGGCGCGGGTTCTGGGTGGGGGACTGA
- a CDS encoding cobalamin-binding protein has translation MRIVSLLPSTTEILFALGAGEDVVGVTFECDTPAEARQRQIVSTSTIPAGLSPAEIDEYVGAALATGEDLYHLADGALRDLDPTHVVTQDLCAVCAVEVSAVDDALERLGCNASVLTYDPHTVDEVLASIISLGAAIGRTGPADALVASMCARLDAVAARVDGRPRPRVVVLEWTHPPYAPGHWIPEMVQLAGGEPVLGTAGAKSVRVDWSAVHDARPDLVVVAPCGYDRAGAQVQADELVAAGLLPGVPVHAVDADGCWARPGPRIVDGVEELAGVLHGVAVGGSAVGGSAVGGSA, from the coding sequence GTGCGGATCGTGTCCCTGCTGCCGTCCACCACCGAGATCCTCTTCGCGCTCGGCGCGGGTGAGGACGTCGTCGGCGTGACCTTCGAGTGCGACACCCCCGCCGAGGCGCGGCAGCGGCAGATCGTGTCGACCTCCACCATCCCGGCGGGCCTCTCCCCCGCCGAGATCGACGAGTACGTCGGCGCCGCACTGGCCACCGGCGAGGACCTGTACCACCTCGCCGACGGCGCGCTCCGCGACCTCGACCCGACCCACGTGGTCACCCAGGACCTCTGTGCGGTCTGCGCGGTCGAGGTCTCGGCGGTCGACGACGCGCTCGAGCGCCTCGGCTGCAACGCCTCCGTGCTGACCTACGACCCGCACACCGTCGACGAGGTGCTCGCCTCGATCATCTCGCTGGGAGCCGCGATCGGCCGGACCGGACCCGCCGACGCGCTCGTGGCCTCGATGTGCGCGCGGCTGGACGCGGTCGCCGCCCGGGTCGACGGCCGGCCCCGGCCGCGGGTGGTGGTGCTGGAGTGGACCCACCCGCCGTACGCCCCCGGGCACTGGATCCCCGAGATGGTGCAGCTCGCCGGCGGCGAGCCGGTGCTCGGCACGGCCGGGGCGAAGTCCGTCCGCGTCGACTGGTCGGCCGTGCACGACGCCCGCCCCGACCTGGTCGTGGTCGCCCCGTGCGGCTACGACCGGGCCGGCGCGCAGGTCCAGGCCGACGAGCTGGTGGCTGCCGGCCTGCTACCCGGCGTACCCGTGCACGCCGTGGACGCCGACGGCTGCTGGGCCCGCCCCGGTCCGCGGATCGTGGACGGCGTCGAGGAGCTCGCCGGGGTCCTGCACGGCGTGGCCGTCGGTGGCTCGGCGGTCGGTGGCTCGGCGGTCGGTGGCTCGGCGTAG
- a CDS encoding TSUP family transporter produces MDDPTLTVLALLGLAAVTAGFVDAVVGGGGLIQLPALLIGLPHASPVQVLATNKLASICGTTVSSATYYRRVRPDPRTFLPMMLLALVGSFGGALVASRIPRSAFEPIVLVVLVVVGVYVLLKPRLGEATALRFSGHRHLLAAMVVGVAIGFYDGALGPGTGSFFVFALVGLLGYGFLEASAKARLANWATNLGALLLFVPQGAVLWKTGLVLGLCNLVGGYVGARVAVSRGARFVRVFFIVVVSAFVVRIGGDVLGIW; encoded by the coding sequence GTGGACGACCCGACCCTGACCGTGCTCGCCCTGCTCGGGCTGGCGGCGGTGACGGCGGGGTTCGTGGACGCCGTGGTCGGAGGTGGCGGGCTGATCCAGCTGCCGGCGCTGCTGATCGGGCTGCCGCACGCCAGCCCGGTGCAGGTCCTGGCCACCAACAAGCTCGCCAGCATCTGCGGTACGACGGTGAGCTCGGCGACGTACTACCGGCGCGTCCGCCCCGACCCGCGCACCTTCCTCCCGATGATGCTGCTCGCGCTGGTCGGCTCGTTCGGGGGTGCGCTGGTCGCGAGCCGGATCCCGCGGTCGGCGTTCGAGCCGATCGTGCTCGTCGTGCTGGTCGTGGTCGGCGTCTACGTCCTGCTCAAGCCGAGGCTCGGCGAGGCGACCGCGCTGCGGTTCTCGGGCCATCGCCACCTGCTCGCGGCGATGGTCGTCGGCGTGGCGATCGGGTTCTACGACGGCGCGCTCGGCCCGGGCACCGGCAGCTTCTTCGTCTTCGCCCTGGTCGGCCTGCTCGGCTACGGCTTCCTCGAGGCCTCCGCCAAGGCCCGACTCGCCAACTGGGCGACCAACCTGGGCGCGCTGCTGCTCTTCGTCCCGCAGGGTGCGGTGCTGTGGAAGACCGGTCTGGTCCTCGGCCTCTGCAACCTCGTGGGCGGGTACGTCGGCGCCCGGGTCGCCGTCTCGCGCGGCGCCCGGTTCGTGCGGGTGTTCTTCATCGTGGTCGTCTCCGCGTTCGTCGTCCGGATCGGCGGCGACGTGCTGGGGATCTGGTGA
- a CDS encoding YigZ family protein: MSSYLTLARDAEAEIEVKRSRFLATLVRVEDEPAARAVVERLRSQHWDARHHCTAFRIRQSVPGPMPMPVERSSDDGEPAGTAGAPMLEVLRGAGVSDTVAVVTRWFGGTLLGVGGLVRAYGDAVRAGLAAAGTLRRSLVREHLLEVDHADAGRVETELRTRGVGVLGTSYDVRATLLLGVPPEREERLHALVAELTSGRGELVPVGERWVDDTPP; this comes from the coding sequence GTGAGCTCCTACCTCACGCTCGCACGCGACGCCGAGGCCGAGATCGAGGTCAAGCGATCGCGGTTCCTCGCGACGCTGGTGCGGGTCGAGGACGAGCCCGCGGCCCGCGCCGTCGTGGAGCGGCTCCGCTCCCAGCACTGGGACGCGCGGCACCACTGCACGGCCTTCAGGATCCGGCAGAGCGTCCCGGGTCCGATGCCGATGCCCGTCGAGCGCTCCAGCGACGACGGCGAGCCGGCCGGCACCGCCGGCGCGCCCATGCTGGAGGTGCTCCGCGGTGCCGGGGTCAGCGACACGGTCGCGGTCGTCACCCGCTGGTTCGGCGGCACCCTCCTCGGCGTCGGCGGGCTGGTCCGGGCGTACGGCGACGCGGTCCGCGCCGGCCTCGCCGCCGCCGGCACGCTGCGCCGCTCGCTCGTGCGCGAGCACCTGCTGGAGGTCGACCACGCCGACGCCGGCCGGGTCGAGACCGAGCTCCGCACCCGCGGCGTCGGCGTCCTCGGCACGTCGTACGACGTCCGCGCGACGCTGCTGCTCGGCGTACCTCCCGAGCGCGAGGAGCGCCTGCACGCGCTGGTCGCCGAGCTGACCTCGGGCCGCGGCGAGCTCGTGCCGGTCGGTGAGCGGTGGGTGGACGACACCCCGCCCTAA